In the genome of Arthrobacter alpinus, the window CGCCTACCAAGGCTGCGATCCGAGGCCTGTGAAAGTTCTTAAACTCGTCCTCCCCCAGGATGTAGTCGCCCCGGTACTCCGATCCGTCGGCGAGAAATGCGCCATAGGGACCAACCGAGCCGGCAACCAGCAACGGGGTCACCTGGGGATTCTCAGCCAGAAACTCACCTCGGGCTTCCTGCGCCAGTTGCACACTCAAGGCCACCAACTCCAGGGCTTCCTCCTCTAGGATGCCTCGTTGCGCAAACCCCTGGGGCGTGGCCTGGTAACTCGCAGTGATGGCTATCTGGGCTCCGGCGGCAAAGTAGTCGCGATGAACCCGCTTGATCAATTCCGGCTGCTCCAAGAGAACTTTGGCTGACCAGAGCGAATCATCCAGGTCGCACCCATGCGTTTCCAGTTCCGTGGCCAAGGCCCCATCCACGGTCAGATCGGCGCCGACAAGGAGCATACGGGAAAGCAAGTTGTTGAGCGGCATGATGTGATCTCCAGGCTTTTTGGCTCTTCGCCAAAGTTGTTCGTGATCTTTATAAGCAAGTTTTCATGCTTGTAATGATTATCACAGTGTGTCACTATGGCAGTCAAGCAATCCAGCGAGAACCTTAAGGAAGAGGCATCCCTATGAGCATTCAGATGAAGTCCGTTCGCAAGCTGCGCGTGCATTGGCCCATAGAAGCAACGTCCTTCTCCCGGCTGGCGATGGGTGAGGCTGAAGCCATCCGGGAGGACGAAGGCATAGCAACACTCCTGCAGGCATTGGCCGAATCACCTGAATTGGGCGATTTTGGAAATTACCGGCATGTCTTCGAATCGGGTGTCGGCTTCGAAGGATTCACCGTGACGGCCGGAGCCAACCCCACCCTGGGTCAAGTGGGGCATCGGACATTGTCGCCGACATTCGTTTTTACAACGTACTTCGACGCCGCCCTCGATGACGCCGCGGTGGAATCCTTCATGCGTCGCATGATAGAAATCCACCCCTGGGAAGTGCCTGTCATCGAACTCTCCAGCCCCGTCACTATCTCCGGCAGCGCGCCTTCAGCGGTCCGTGCCGAGAAGGTCGCATCATGAGAGAAGTGACGGCGAACAAGCTTTGGGATGACCTCGGTCCCGTCCTCGCAGGCCGAACCTTTACAGACTTGACGCATGCCTTCCATCCCGGACAACCACATTTCCCGGCCTTCCCGGATGAGACCCGCGAGGCCTTGTTTGATCTCGAAAAGGGAGATGGATTCACCGCCCACCGCTATTCGATCGTGGGCCAGTGGGGCACGCATGTGGATCCGCCGTCGCACTTTATCCGCGGCGGGCGGACCCTGGACCAGATACCCGTCGATGACATGGTCCTGCCGCTGGTGATACTGGACATCACCGAGCGAGTTCGCACTAACGCCGATGCCACTCCCACCATGGCCGACATCGAAGCTTGGGAGAAGCGCAACGGCACCATCCCTGCGGGCTCGTTCGTGGCATTGCGGACCGGCTGGAGTCAGCGATGGCCGGATGTGGATGCCATGGCCAACAAGGATGACGAAGGCATCAGCCACACTCCAG includes:
- a CDS encoding cyclase family protein translates to MREVTANKLWDDLGPVLAGRTFTDLTHAFHPGQPHFPAFPDETREALFDLEKGDGFTAHRYSIVGQWGTHVDPPSHFIRGGRTLDQIPVDDMVLPLVILDITERVRTNADATPTMADIEAWEKRNGTIPAGSFVALRTGWSQRWPDVDAMANKDDEGISHTPGWSQSVLTFLLEQRSVSAVGHEQTDTDPGGATSRNDFSLETYVLKQNRWQIELLANLSGIPETGAALVATWPKPLHGSGFPARVFAIH